In Candidatus Omnitrophota bacterium, a genomic segment contains:
- a CDS encoding SDR family oxidoreductase, whose product MRFDYKKVLITGASSGIGKAAAIAMAKEGADIAFTYHRNEAGAVDLDAELKRIGCRIWRMQADLTDDFHIEELTYRVENEFGPIDILVNNAGGLVERQFFFEITKETWDEVMKLNLWSVFFLSQKIGAKMKERGEGTIVINSSVAGRFGGGPGAMPYGVAKGGAITMTQAMGKELIQYGIRVNGVAPGLIDTPFHEKYTPPDMMEKLLTRVPIGRQGTPEEIAKVISFLASDDSSYLVGVTIDVNGGMWAL is encoded by the coding sequence ATGAGATTCGATTATAAAAAAGTATTGATCACCGGCGCCAGCAGCGGCATCGGCAAAGCCGCCGCTATCGCGATGGCGAAAGAGGGCGCCGATATCGCCTTCACCTATCATCGCAACGAAGCGGGCGCCGTCGACCTGGACGCCGAACTGAAACGGATCGGTTGCAGAATCTGGCGGATGCAAGCCGATCTGACGGATGACTTCCATATCGAGGAATTGACGTACCGCGTCGAGAACGAATTCGGTCCCATCGATATCCTGGTCAACAACGCCGGGGGATTGGTAGAACGCCAATTCTTCTTCGAGATAACTAAAGAGACGTGGGACGAGGTGATGAAATTGAACTTGTGGAGCGTCTTTTTCTTGTCCCAGAAAATCGGCGCCAAAATGAAGGAACGCGGAGAAGGAACGATCGTCATCAACTCGTCCGTGGCGGGACGATTCGGCGGCGGGCCGGGAGCCATGCCCTATGGCGTCGCCAAGGGAGGCGCAATTACCATGACCCAAGCCATGGGTAAAGAGTTGATTCAATACGGCATCCGCGTTAACGGCGTGGCGCCGGGTCTCATCGATACGCCCTTCCACGAAAAATACACGCCGCCGGATATGATGGAGAAGCTGTTAACCCGCGTCCCCATCGGAAGGCAGGGAACGCCGGAAGAAATTGCAAAGGTCATCAGTTTCCTCGCCTCGGACGATAGCAGTTATCTCGTAGGCGTAACGATCGACGTCAATGGGGGCATGTGGGCGTTGTAG